One part of the Chryseobacterium mulctrae genome encodes these proteins:
- a CDS encoding DUF6146 family protein, with amino-acid sequence MKNLIIILFTVLIPLHSFAQNNPKNEKKDSTMKPSKNDDGEWDLIVIDTQFDYFMNAIARPMNQYTEANLKSRNAILVNEWNSYFMSGRYHNIIESSIDYDPREKYGIKFEYKLYQVFAYVNWKYKLRMNGLSASDTFR; translated from the coding sequence ATGAAAAATTTAATCATCATATTATTTACAGTTCTTATTCCATTACATTCATTCGCTCAGAATAATCCTAAAAACGAAAAGAAAGATTCTACAATGAAACCATCAAAAAACGATGATGGAGAATGGGATCTGATTGTAATCGACACTCAGTTTGATTATTTTATGAATGCTATTGCAAGACCAATGAATCAGTATACTGAAGCTAATTTGAAAAGTAGAAATGCAATTTTGGTCAATGAATGGAATTCTTATTTCATGTCGGGAAGATATCATAATATCATTGAATCTTCAATAGATTATGACCCAAGAGAGAAATACGGAATTAAATTTGAGTACAAACTGTATCAGGTTTTCGCCTATGTTAATTGGAAGTACAAACTGAGAATGAATGGATTGAGCGCAAGTGACACATTCAGGTAA
- a CDS encoding endonuclease/exonuclease/phosphatase family protein: MKKYLIIFAVLCFNFGFSQQKQVKRAAVAFLNVENLWDTIASADYIDGTLPFSNPKFHRSVPIDSLKFLETTEDYKGEWSNELLVGKKVIRHQILATDFTANSPKRWGTKYYNQKLANEAKVISELGRQYTNDNPAICGLIEVENRQVIEDLIKQPVLAKSNYGIVHYNSYDARGIDIAIIYQKNRFVVQNTYTKEIKIYNEDGKRQYTRDVLVAIGLLDGEKIAVFMNHWPSRSGGEAASLPKRNAAAAVLKAEMDKLSAEFPGIKLISMGDYNDDPVSPSLKKHLGAVENPEDLSDKTPYYNLMYKLYKAGVASLAYRDAPNLFDQIIVSQNLYSKEKLTPTYSIFKAEIYAPSYLVNKEGQWKGYPLRSWDGDRFTGGYSDHFPAVSVLQKEYIKK, from the coding sequence ATGAAAAAATATCTTATCATTTTTGCGGTATTGTGTTTTAATTTTGGGTTTTCTCAGCAGAAACAAGTTAAAAGAGCGGCCGTAGCTTTCCTGAATGTAGAAAATCTTTGGGACACTATTGCGTCTGCAGATTATATTGACGGAACACTTCCTTTTTCTAATCCTAAATTTCACAGAAGCGTACCTATCGATTCTCTGAAGTTTTTGGAAACAACTGAAGACTACAAGGGAGAATGGAGCAATGAACTTTTAGTTGGAAAGAAAGTAATTCGTCATCAAATTTTAGCTACCGACTTTACAGCAAACAGCCCAAAAAGATGGGGAACGAAATACTACAACCAAAAATTAGCTAACGAAGCAAAGGTAATTTCTGAGCTTGGAAGACAGTACACCAACGACAACCCTGCAATTTGTGGTTTAATTGAGGTAGAAAACAGACAGGTAATTGAAGACCTTATTAAGCAACCTGTTTTAGCAAAAAGCAATTATGGAATTGTGCACTACAATTCTTACGATGCAAGAGGAATTGACATTGCAATTATTTATCAGAAAAACAGATTTGTAGTTCAGAACACTTATACTAAAGAAATAAAAATCTATAATGAAGATGGTAAAAGACAATACACAAGAGATGTTTTGGTAGCAATCGGACTTTTAGATGGTGAAAAAATTGCAGTTTTTATGAATCACTGGCCTTCAAGAAGTGGTGGTGAAGCTGCTTCCCTGCCAAAAAGAAATGCTGCTGCTGCCGTTTTGAAAGCGGAAATGGATAAATTATCTGCAGAATTTCCCGGAATTAAATTAATTTCAATGGGTGATTACAATGACGATCCGGTAAGTCCGAGTTTGAAAAAACATTTAGGTGCAGTAGAAAATCCTGAAGATTTATCTGATAAAACTCCTTACTATAATTTAATGTACAAATTATATAAAGCAGGAGTTGCTTCTTTAGCCTATAGAGACGCTCCGAATTTATTTGATCAGATTATCGTTTCTCAGAATTTATATTCAAAAGAAAAATTGACTCCTACTTACAGTATTTTTAAAGCAGAAATCTATGCCCCGTCTTATTTAGTTAATAAAGAAGGACAATGGAAAGGTTACCCGCTTCGTTCTTGGGATGGTGACAGATTCACCGGTGGTTACAGCGATCACTTCCCGGCTGTATCGGTTCTTCAGAAAGAATACATCAAAAAATAA
- a CDS encoding superoxide dismutase: MSFELPKLGYAYEALEPTIDAKTMEIHHSKHHQAYVDNLNKAIEGTDLEGLSIEEICRTGVEKPAVRNNGGGHFNHSLFWEILTPGGSKEPVGSVKAAIENYGGFEKFKNDFSEAAKTRFGSGWAWLVKNEDGSVSVTSTPNQDNPLMPVADAKGTPVLGLDVWEHAYYLNYQNRRPDYVSAFFDVVNWDKVEELFNK, from the coding sequence ATGTCATTTGAATTACCAAAATTAGGATATGCTTACGAAGCTTTAGAGCCAACAATTGATGCAAAAACAATGGAAATCCACCATTCAAAACATCACCAAGCGTATGTTGATAACTTAAATAAAGCAATCGAAGGAACTGATCTTGAAGGATTGTCTATCGAAGAAATCTGCAGAACGGGTGTTGAAAAACCTGCTGTAAGAAATAACGGTGGTGGTCACTTCAACCACTCTCTTTTCTGGGAGATTTTAACTCCAGGAGGAAGCAAAGAGCCTGTAGGGAGCGTAAAAGCTGCTATCGAAAATTATGGTGGTTTTGAAAAATTCAAAAATGATTTTTCTGAAGCTGCTAAAACAAGATTTGGTTCAGGATGGGCTTGGTTGGTGAAAAATGAAGACGGATCTGTTTCTGTAACTTCTACTCCAAACCAAGACAATCCATTAATGCCTGTTGCTGATGCAAAAGGAACTCCGGTTTTAGGATTGGATGTTTGGGAGCACGCTTATTATTTAAATTATCAAAACAGAAGACCTGATTATGTATCTGCCTTCTTCGATGTTGTAAACTGGGATAAAGTAGAAGAATTATTCAACAAATAA
- a CDS encoding DUF5689 domain-containing protein — translation MKKYNSILKYIFVMIAALVIAGCVHDDKYNEPNLDGYQCADLTATMTLTQLRAKYTTTSFTFPDNSTDIVEGYVSSTDETGNIYKTIYIQDKPENPTQGFVISVDAVSTYTNYPQGSKVYIKLAGLSLGTYGGVVQLGVKNGTETAATSVSRIPEKLVPAKIFRSCSVRANIVPKIMTSLQMVSANDQYIGCLIQMDNAEFDSRILCTNYAPNGVTVDRLIRDNSTATTRVVRNSGYASFANQILPSGNGKFVGIYSKFNSTYQMYINKATDLEMTKFPRLDGIASNPCEYSDNGLTQKTVAEVKQLVTSPLTLITGDFVLKAKVIANDKSANLFKYIYVEDATGGIRINIDKADMFNDPRFVVGKEVYVKLKNLYVGAVNGEIQLGVPFSGAVGRIAEADVYKYFFDSKKAITAVTATEKAITQFTMADVGRWVKIKDLQFIAGDLEKVYASGAVTNRTLEDCSGNKVLLRTSNFADFAGQVIESGKGDVYGVLSIFNGTYQLWITDVLGADLDDPRCDGSVYTPLPVLYSDGFAAGGFSSDWTAVNVAGTQVWNTSSQGNGTNYYAVMSAPLGNAANEDWLISKSVSLVGKTKAAVNFISDVRYGGNALQVYATENYTGNPATTTWVLLPAALDTNNAAFGDWVSSGNVDLSAFLGKNVRIAFKYTSTSAAAATWEIDDFKIKGQ, via the coding sequence ATGAAAAAATATAATTCAATTTTAAAGTATATTTTCGTGATGATTGCAGCGTTGGTAATTGCCGGTTGCGTACACGATGATAAATATAATGAGCCCAATCTTGATGGCTATCAGTGCGCAGATCTTACTGCGACAATGACGCTTACTCAGTTGAGAGCGAAATATACAACTACATCTTTCACTTTTCCAGATAATTCTACTGATATTGTAGAAGGATATGTTTCATCAACAGATGAAACAGGAAATATTTACAAAACAATTTACATTCAGGATAAGCCTGAAAATCCTACTCAAGGATTTGTGATCAGTGTAGATGCTGTAAGTACATATACAAACTATCCTCAAGGTTCTAAAGTTTATATTAAACTTGCAGGTTTATCTTTAGGAACTTATGGTGGTGTTGTACAATTAGGAGTGAAAAATGGAACTGAAACTGCAGCAACTTCAGTATCAAGAATTCCTGAAAAACTTGTACCTGCAAAAATTTTCAGATCTTGTTCTGTTAGAGCGAATATTGTTCCTAAAATCATGACTTCATTACAGATGGTTTCTGCGAACGATCAGTATATCGGATGTTTGATTCAAATGGATAATGCTGAATTCGACAGCAGAATCTTATGCACAAATTATGCTCCAAACGGAGTTACGGTTGATAGACTTATCAGAGATAACAGTACAGCTACAACAAGAGTGGTAAGAAACAGTGGTTATGCATCATTTGCAAATCAAATCTTGCCTTCAGGAAATGGTAAATTTGTTGGTATTTATAGTAAATTCAATAGTACATACCAAATGTATATCAATAAGGCTACAGATCTTGAGATGACTAAATTCCCAAGACTCGATGGTATTGCATCAAACCCTTGTGAATACAGCGATAATGGCTTAACTCAGAAAACAGTTGCAGAAGTAAAGCAATTGGTAACAAGCCCGCTTACTTTAATCACTGGTGATTTTGTATTGAAAGCAAAAGTAATCGCTAATGATAAATCTGCAAACCTTTTCAAATATATTTATGTTGAAGATGCTACAGGAGGTATTAGAATTAATATTGATAAAGCAGATATGTTCAATGATCCTCGATTTGTTGTAGGTAAAGAAGTTTATGTGAAGCTTAAGAACTTATATGTAGGAGCTGTTAACGGAGAGATTCAGTTGGGAGTTCCATTCAGTGGAGCAGTTGGTAGAATTGCTGAAGCAGATGTTTACAAATATTTCTTCGATTCTAAAAAAGCAATTACTGCGGTTACGGCTACTGAAAAAGCAATCACTCAATTTACAATGGCTGATGTTGGTAGATGGGTTAAGATCAAAGATCTTCAATTCATTGCCGGAGATTTAGAAAAAGTATATGCTTCTGGTGCAGTTACAAACAGAACTTTAGAAGACTGTTCAGGAAACAAAGTTTTATTGAGAACAAGTAACTTTGCTGATTTTGCAGGTCAGGTTATTGAATCTGGGAAAGGTGATGTTTATGGGGTTTTAAGTATATTTAATGGTACTTACCAACTTTGGATTACAGATGTTTTGGGTGCAGATTTAGATGATCCAAGATGTGATGGCTCAGTTTATACACCACTTCCAGTATTGTATAGTGATGGTTTTGCTGCAGGTGGTTTTAGTTCAGATTGGACGGCTGTTAATGTTGCTGGTACTCAGGTTTGGAATACTTCAAGCCAAGGTAATGGAACCAATTATTATGCGGTAATGAGTGCTCCACTAGGAAATGCTGCAAACGAAGACTGGTTAATTTCTAAATCAGTGAGTTTAGTAGGTAAAACTAAAGCAGCTGTAAACTTTATTAGTGATGTAAGATACGGCGGAAATGCTTTACAGGTTTATGCTACAGAAAATTATACAGGAAATCCTGCAACAACTACTTGGGTTCTTTTACCTGCTGCATTAGATACAAACAATGCTGCATTTGGTGACTGGGTAAGTTCAGGAAACGTAGATTTATCAGCATTCTTAGGGAAAAATGTAAGAATTGCATTTAAATATACATCAACATCTGCTGCTGCTGCAACGTGGGAAATTGATGATTTCAAAATTAAAGGCCAGTAA
- a CDS encoding TonB-dependent receptor gives MIKKLSLISLFTLLPASYYYAQTTVYAYVKGQDGKPVERAEVDLEQSVDDVTADKIGYFQFVDLKPGHYLITVTKPNFESKILEFDVTADEKRKDLGVIVLNNSLGTDAGVVVIDDSATDTEDGGSAMQPTVGLLSSGRDAFQNVSAFELGAYWFRPRGVDNRFEDVMFNGVSMSKNDDGRIDFNNWGGLNDVTRYPYENVDNITPSEYAFGNLGGVAYYNTRASSYRKQTSLAYSFTNRSYLHRAMATYSSGMTKNGWAFTVSGSRRWGDQAIIDGVYQDAYAYFASVEKKFSERHSINFTGFGSPTYRASNSPNTQEVYDIMGKDYNSYWGWQDGEKRNSRIRKVFEPMFMLTDYLKIGKNSNWINTVSYQIGSDARSRLDWFHAADPNPTYYRKLPSYGLLTADEFRAQSQIDWNSLYQANYLNNQNMDGSQRGAVYTIVEDVNRDKTFNFASHFDTRLKENWKLNVNFNYQNLRSDNFRRVKDLLGANYANNLNAFNNDVQYNTDDTNTQVRVGDRTQYSYELLKDHYSLNVSTEVDFNKFNVVASIFSSYSESQRDGDYRSGIAAFKDNSKGKSAIYDALDAGIKGKVTYKINGKNFIVYNGAFFSLAPTLNELYINPRAVDFLTPGVKNQIINSNDLSYIMRGQVLKLRLSGYYTKISNSTEISRYYAAVSDQTGSANTLINEAMTGVDKRYIGAELGFDVKITPTLNATGVASIGEYKYTNRPDVYSFDDLNTISRYRSYGKANIKDYKVAGTPQKAFSFGLKYNSPKYWWVGASANYLMDQYLDFSALNKTPYMYTDPGTNDPYAGVTPELIQQLTAQKKFDDQFMLNANAGKSFRIGEYRLGISVSVNNILNNRNYVTGGFEQGRLANFPGVLEESQRQTPYFGPKLWYDRGTTFFTNVYLRF, from the coding sequence ATGATTAAAAAACTATCCCTAATCTCTTTGTTTACACTATTACCTGCCTCTTATTATTATGCGCAAACTACTGTTTATGCGTATGTTAAAGGTCAGGATGGTAAGCCTGTAGAGAGAGCAGAGGTTGATCTTGAACAATCTGTCGATGATGTAACTGCAGACAAAATCGGTTACTTCCAGTTTGTAGATTTGAAGCCAGGACATTATCTTATTACAGTTACAAAACCAAATTTTGAATCTAAAATCTTAGAGTTTGATGTAACAGCCGATGAGAAAAGAAAAGACTTAGGTGTTATTGTGCTAAACAATAGTTTGGGAACAGATGCCGGAGTTGTTGTGATTGATGACTCTGCAACTGATACTGAAGACGGAGGATCTGCAATGCAGCCTACTGTAGGGCTTTTGAGCTCAGGTAGAGATGCATTTCAAAATGTTTCTGCTTTTGAATTGGGAGCATATTGGTTCAGACCGAGAGGGGTAGATAACCGTTTCGAAGACGTAATGTTTAATGGTGTTTCGATGTCTAAAAATGATGATGGAAGAATTGACTTCAACAACTGGGGTGGTTTGAATGATGTAACAAGATATCCTTATGAAAATGTAGATAACATTACCCCTTCAGAATATGCTTTCGGTAATTTAGGAGGTGTTGCTTATTACAATACAAGAGCTTCTTCTTACAGAAAACAGACATCTTTAGCCTATTCATTTACGAATAGAAGTTATTTGCACAGAGCAATGGCAACTTATTCTTCAGGAATGACTAAAAATGGTTGGGCCTTTACAGTTTCTGGAAGCAGAAGATGGGGAGATCAGGCAATCATCGATGGTGTTTACCAAGATGCTTATGCTTATTTTGCTTCAGTTGAGAAAAAATTCAGCGAAAGACATTCAATTAACTTCACTGGTTTTGGTTCTCCTACTTATAGAGCATCAAATTCTCCAAATACTCAGGAAGTTTATGACATTATGGGTAAAGATTACAACTCATACTGGGGATGGCAAGATGGTGAAAAGAGAAACTCAAGAATCAGAAAAGTATTCGAACCGATGTTTATGCTTACTGATTATTTGAAGATCGGTAAAAATTCAAACTGGATCAATACAGTTTCTTACCAAATCGGAAGCGATGCAAGAAGTAGGCTAGACTGGTTCCACGCAGCAGATCCAAACCCTACTTATTACAGAAAATTACCAAGTTATGGTCTTTTAACAGCTGACGAATTCAGAGCTCAGTCACAAATCGACTGGAATAGTCTTTATCAGGCAAACTACCTTAACAATCAAAATATGGATGGCTCTCAAAGAGGTGCCGTTTATACAATCGTAGAGGATGTAAATAGAGATAAAACGTTCAACTTTGCTTCTCACTTTGATACAAGATTAAAAGAAAACTGGAAATTAAATGTTAACTTTAATTATCAGAATTTAAGATCAGATAACTTCAGAAGGGTTAAAGATTTATTAGGAGCGAATTATGCTAATAATCTTAATGCATTCAATAACGATGTGCAATACAATACGGATGATACAAATACACAAGTAAGAGTAGGAGACAGAACACAATATTCTTATGAGCTTTTGAAAGATCACTATTCATTAAATGTTTCTACAGAAGTAGATTTCAACAAATTTAATGTTGTAGCATCTATCTTTAGTTCTTACTCAGAATCTCAGAGAGATGGTGATTACAGAAGTGGAATTGCTGCTTTTAAAGATAATTCTAAAGGGAAAAGTGCAATTTATGATGCTTTAGATGCAGGTATTAAAGGTAAAGTGACTTACAAGATCAATGGTAAAAACTTTATTGTTTATAATGGTGCATTCTTTAGCTTAGCTCCTACGTTGAATGAATTGTACATCAATCCAAGAGCGGTAGATTTTTTGACTCCCGGAGTTAAAAACCAAATCATTAACTCAAATGATTTAAGCTATATTATGAGAGGTCAGGTTCTTAAACTAAGACTTTCTGGTTATTATACTAAAATAAGTAATTCTACAGAAATTTCTAGATATTATGCTGCGGTAAGTGACCAGACAGGATCTGCAAATACTTTGATTAATGAGGCTATGACGGGTGTTGATAAAAGATACATTGGTGCAGAGCTTGGTTTTGACGTGAAAATTACACCAACATTAAATGCAACTGGAGTTGCTAGTATTGGGGAATACAAATACACAAATCGTCCAGATGTATATTCTTTTGATGATTTAAATACTATATCGAGATATAGAAGTTATGGAAAAGCAAATATCAAAGATTATAAAGTCGCAGGAACTCCACAAAAAGCATTTTCATTCGGTTTAAAATATAATTCACCTAAATATTGGTGGGTAGGAGCATCGGCAAATTATTTGATGGATCAATATCTTGATTTCTCAGCATTGAATAAGACTCCTTATATGTATACAGATCCTGGGACAAATGATCCTTATGCAGGTGTTACACCAGAACTTATTCAGCAATTAACTGCGCAAAAGAAATTTGATGATCAGTTTATGTTAAATGCTAATGCAGGAAAATCTTTCAGAATTGGTGAATACAGATTGGGGATAAGTGTATCGGTAAATAATATTCTGAACAACAGAAATTATGTTACAGGTGGTTTTGAACAAGGGAGATTGGCTAATTTCCCCGGTGTTCTTGAAGAATCTCAGAGACAAACACCATATTTTGGACCAAAACTTTGGTATGACAGAGGAACTACTTTCTTTACAAATGTTTATTTAAGATTCTAA